One Alnus glutinosa chromosome 3, dhAlnGlut1.1, whole genome shotgun sequence genomic region harbors:
- the LOC133863065 gene encoding protein MLN51 homolog, producing MATAGEEELEYESDPEEVKRSLAMRRREASDDEEGEGEGREKPSMDRRVVTHSDESDDQGGVAEYEDDEELDEEEEEEEEDEEDEGEAQLDRGDGEEEEAYEERGGEGEALVGGGVKDSAVAVVNVNEAVGDERRVMDKSVAVQAEDQDEGEGEEEEEEEEEGKKENEPFAVPTAGAFYMHDDRFRDNAGGRPRRTHGGRRLWESKDDRKWGHDKFEEMTSHERHYEEGRRNSKGQYRGRGKNRGSDRGIDRGYPRENRSKAFNNQSQPPKGVRGRGPRRYEPTFRNRSRAPPSENKQSGRPLEKIPHTNSGRAFMPASNVESESVTARRQVFASSLNSASPPFYPSGSSNKDIALMPKRDVQAGSSNRNFHTVAVDDGSSVPQTNALLRGKNIAQSVGMDKLYIDESISPGTGKALTNPQMPLSGSSLVGPTQSAPTRVQGKGLAIPGQTNYQPNPPHNQVNRVSPLTQFHTVHRNPSQSRVQPFVQAAAQQPSQRPGSGSRALSPPKTVLSINSYEPGEVESSSESNKSKVALVGKGKGNAQGTGRGSVMYGGSQVMGATGSMAVGHGDQNFPGTPTFLPVMQFGGQHPGGIGVPAVGMAFPGYVAQPQLGLGNSEMTWLPVLAGAAGALGATYCSPYITVDGAYHARPSGQTSSMGASSKENSLNKPNKEWKPSQRPELANDEFGQRQNKPRRYSEMNFGQ from the exons ATGGCTACGGCGGGTGAAGAAGAGTTGGAGTATGAGAGCGATCCAGAGGAAGTGAAGCGATCGCTGGCGATGCGGAGGCGGGAAGccagtgatgatgaggaaggCGAAGGGGAGGGGAGAGAGAAGCCAAGTATGGATCGGAGGGTTGTGACTCATTCAGACGAATCGGATGATCAGGGCGGGGTCGCGGAGTATGAGGATGACGAGGAACtagatgaagaggaagaagaggaggaggaagacgaagaagatGAAGGAGAGGCTCAACTCGATAGGGGGgatggtgaagaagaagaggcgtATGAGGAGAGAGGCGGTGAAGGAGAGGCACTTGTTGGTGGTGGAGTGAAGGATTCAGCAGTTGCAGTTGTAAATGTGAATGAAGCTGTCGGTGATGAACGAAGGGTTATGGATAAGTCGGTGGCGGTGCAAGCAGAGGATCAGGacgagggggagggggaggaggaggaggaggaggaggaggagggaaaGAAGGAGAATGAGCCCTTTGCGGTTCCTACGGCTGGGgctttctatatgcatgatgatcGGTTTAGGGACAATGCTGGCGGTCGACCCAG GCGCACACATGGTGGAAGGAGGTTGTGGGAGTCCAAAGATGACCGGAAATGGGGGCATGACAAGTTTGAGGAGATGACTTCTCACGAAAGGCATTATGAAGAG GGTCGGAGAAATTCTAAGGGTCAATATCGAGGCCGTGGTAAAAATCGAGGTAGTGATCGAGGTATTGATCGTGGATATCCAAGAGAGAATAGGTCTAAAGCATTTAACAATCAAAGCCAGCCACCTAAGGGTGTGAGAGGGAGAGGGCCCAGGCGGTATGAACCCACCTTTAGAAACAGAAGTCGGGCACCTCCAAGTGAAAACAAACA ATCCGGGAGGCCTCTTGAGAAAATTCCACATACTAATTCTGGGAGAGCTTTCATGCCCGCGTCAAATGTGGAATCTGAATCTGTTACTGCTAGAAGACAAGTGTTTGCGTCAAGCTTGAATTCTGCTTCTCCTCCCTTTTACCCTTCAGGCTCTTCCAATAAAGACATTGCTCTGATGCCTAAAAGAGATGTACAAGCTGGTAGTTCCAACAGAAATTTTCACACAGTTGCTGTGGATGATGGTTCTTCTGTCCCACAAACCAATGCATTGCTTCGAGGGAAGAATATAGCTCAATCTGTTGGCATGGACAAGCTTTATATTGATGAGTCCATCAGTCCAGGTACTGGAAAGGCTTTGACTAATCCGCAAATGCCACTTTCAGGGTCCTCATTGGTCGGTCCAACACAATCTGCTCCGACCAGGGTTCAGGGAAAGGGTTTAGCTATCCCAGGACAGACAAATTATCAACCAAATCCACCTCATAATCAAGTCAATAGAGTGTCTCCTTTAACACAATTCCATACTGTTCATAGAAATCCTTCTCAAAGCAGAGTTCAACCTTTTGTGCAAGCTGCTGCACAGCAGCCAAGCCAGCGTCCTGGTAGTGGTTCTCGAGCTTTGTCCCCACCAAAAACGGTTCTTTCAATAAATTCTTATGAACCTGGAGAAGTTGAATCTTCTTCAGAATCAAATAAATCTAAAGTTGCATTGGTTGGAAAGGGAAAAGGCAATGCTCAAGGTACTGGGAGGGGTTCTGTTATGTATGGTGGGTCTCAGGTTATGGGAGCTACTGGGAGCATGGCAGTTGGTCATGGAGATCAAAACTTCCCTGGGACTCCAACATTTTTGCCAG TTATGCAATTCGGAGGCCAGCATCCTGGTGGTATTGGCGTTCCTGCCGTTGGCATGGCGTTCCCTGGTTATGTTGCTCAGCCACAACTTGGTTTGGGAAACTCTGAGATGACATG GCTACCTGTTTTGGCGGGTGCAGCAGGAGCTTTAGGAGCTACATATTGTTCACCCTATATTACTGTTGATGGTGCTTATCATGCTCGCCCATCGGGGCAGACATCTTCCATGGGTGCCTCAAG CAAAGAAAATAGCTTGAACAAACCCAATAAGGAATGGAAGCCTTCCCAGAGGCCTG AACTTGCGAACGATGAATTTGGGCAGCGACAAAATAAGCCTCGCAG ATACTCGGAGATGAACTTTGGCCAGTGA